The following coding sequences are from one Triticum aestivum cultivar Chinese Spring chromosome 5A, IWGSC CS RefSeq v2.1, whole genome shotgun sequence window:
- the LOC123107205 gene encoding uncharacterized protein: protein MSYWSRGGPHAARYSIEFFCCIQNQDLCSTCLTYWVMATSPFFLCHLPSSHGSHTTAHCEVPSLPSLPTLTGTLTGSAHAFSRQCHGTSLQKIDKMGTTSFLSPNSGTPITSLIFHYNFNINIFP from the exons ATGAGTTATTGGTCAAGAGGAGGCCCACATGCAGCAAG GTACTCAATAGAGTTCTTTTGCTGCATTCAGAATCAAGATCTATGTAGTACATGCCTTACATATT GGGTAATGGCTACTTCCCCTTTCTTCCTTTGCCATCTTCCCAGCAGCCATGGTTCTCATACCACTGCTCATTGCGAGGTTCCCAGTCTGCCTTCCCTCCCCACTCTCACAGGAACGCTGACTGGCAGCGCACATGCCTTTTCCCGACAGTGCCATGGCACCTCTCTACAG AAAATAGACAAGATGGGGACAACAAGTTTTCTTTCTCCCAATTCTGGCACCCCCATCACTTCCTTAATTTTTCATTACAATTTTAATATCAATATTTTTCCTTAA